A single Watersipora subatra chromosome 7, tzWatSuba1.1, whole genome shotgun sequence DNA region contains:
- the LOC137401086 gene encoding beta-1,3-galactosyltransferase 1-like isoform X1: MFTQHLEKKMTRIESTRIPTVALPFVLQTCQLLYSVFLLCMLSIADGKPSRQVVNPHPFQYSLNNPNLCDNQPSILIWIHTAPAHHRLRTLVRESWANPAHIRDREVSLVFFLGMPQNSSIQHMLEYESDTYQDIVQESFIDSYRNLTYKAILGCKWTSTYCESAKVILKADDDMVVDIYLLFRHLDNLQSHGKVNTNTILCDVWYQRKPQRDEGKWKISMAEYPGDTYPPYCPGLGLVMTRDIIPKLYRESFYEPFFWVDDVYFTGLLAKTVNVTFEQLAATVHFGPSKLIHTNTMFENEYQWMFYHIQQQSIFRTVWRMLQSREIRRQSHQTLVEPYR, encoded by the exons atgtttacacaacatttggagaaa AAAATGACTCGGATCGAGTCAACACGAATACCTACAGTGGCTTTGCCTTTCGTGCTGCAAACTTGCCAACTTCTGTATTCAGTGTTCCTATTGTGTATGTTGAGCATAGCCGACGGTAAACCATCTCGACAAGTCGTCAATCCACATCCTTTTCAATATAGTCTTAACAATCCAAACCTGTGCGACAATCAGCCTAGCATACTCATATGGATACATACAGCGCCTGCACATCACCGTCTCAGGACTTTGGTACGCGAATCATGGGCGAACCCTGCTCACATAAGAGACAGAGAGGTTAGTCTAGTTTTCTTTCTTGGAATGCCGCAGAACAGCTCTATACAACATATGCTGGAATACGAGAGTGATACGTACCAAGACATCGTGCAAGAAAGTTTTATAGATAGCTATAGAAATTTAACCTACAAAGCCATACTGGGCTGCAAATGGACATCTACGTACTGCGAGTCAGCCAAAGTCATACTTAAGGCCGATGATGACATGGTCGtcgatatatatttattatttcgtCATCTCGATAACTTGCAGTCACATGGCAAGGTAAACACTAACACTATACTCTGCGACGTTTGGTATCAACGAAAGCCTCAGCGTGATGAAGGTAAATGGAAGATATCGATGGCGGAATACCCCGGTGACACCTATCCGCCATATTGTCCGGGCTTGGGCCTTGTCATGACCCGTGATATTATACCAAAGCTTTATAGAGAATCTTTTTATGAGCCATTTTTCTGGGTAGACGATGTTTATTTTACAGGGCTGCTCGCAAAAACTGTTAATGTTACCTTTGAGCAGCTCGCAGCAACTGTGCATTTCGGGCCGTCCAAGCTTATCCATACCAATACCATGTTTGAGAATGAGTACCAGTGGATGTTTTATCACATTCAACAACAAAGTATATTTCGGACAGTCTGGAGGATGTTGCAGAGTAGGGAGATACGACGCCAATCTCATCAGACTTTGGTTGAACCGTACAGGTAG
- the LOC137401086 gene encoding beta-1,3-galactosyltransferase 1-like isoform X2: MTRIESTRIPTVALPFVLQTCQLLYSVFLLCMLSIADGKPSRQVVNPHPFQYSLNNPNLCDNQPSILIWIHTAPAHHRLRTLVRESWANPAHIRDREVSLVFFLGMPQNSSIQHMLEYESDTYQDIVQESFIDSYRNLTYKAILGCKWTSTYCESAKVILKADDDMVVDIYLLFRHLDNLQSHGKVNTNTILCDVWYQRKPQRDEGKWKISMAEYPGDTYPPYCPGLGLVMTRDIIPKLYRESFYEPFFWVDDVYFTGLLAKTVNVTFEQLAATVHFGPSKLIHTNTMFENEYQWMFYHIQQQSIFRTVWRMLQSREIRRQSHQTLVEPYR, encoded by the coding sequence ATGACTCGGATCGAGTCAACACGAATACCTACAGTGGCTTTGCCTTTCGTGCTGCAAACTTGCCAACTTCTGTATTCAGTGTTCCTATTGTGTATGTTGAGCATAGCCGACGGTAAACCATCTCGACAAGTCGTCAATCCACATCCTTTTCAATATAGTCTTAACAATCCAAACCTGTGCGACAATCAGCCTAGCATACTCATATGGATACATACAGCGCCTGCACATCACCGTCTCAGGACTTTGGTACGCGAATCATGGGCGAACCCTGCTCACATAAGAGACAGAGAGGTTAGTCTAGTTTTCTTTCTTGGAATGCCGCAGAACAGCTCTATACAACATATGCTGGAATACGAGAGTGATACGTACCAAGACATCGTGCAAGAAAGTTTTATAGATAGCTATAGAAATTTAACCTACAAAGCCATACTGGGCTGCAAATGGACATCTACGTACTGCGAGTCAGCCAAAGTCATACTTAAGGCCGATGATGACATGGTCGtcgatatatatttattatttcgtCATCTCGATAACTTGCAGTCACATGGCAAGGTAAACACTAACACTATACTCTGCGACGTTTGGTATCAACGAAAGCCTCAGCGTGATGAAGGTAAATGGAAGATATCGATGGCGGAATACCCCGGTGACACCTATCCGCCATATTGTCCGGGCTTGGGCCTTGTCATGACCCGTGATATTATACCAAAGCTTTATAGAGAATCTTTTTATGAGCCATTTTTCTGGGTAGACGATGTTTATTTTACAGGGCTGCTCGCAAAAACTGTTAATGTTACCTTTGAGCAGCTCGCAGCAACTGTGCATTTCGGGCCGTCCAAGCTTATCCATACCAATACCATGTTTGAGAATGAGTACCAGTGGATGTTTTATCACATTCAACAACAAAGTATATTTCGGACAGTCTGGAGGATGTTGCAGAGTAGGGAGATACGACGCCAATCTCATCAGACTTTGGTTGAACCGTACAGGTAG